GGCGAGCAGTACGCGGATCACCGGTCGTCCTCCTTGGCATTGAGCGGCAGTACCGCCAGCACGCGGAATCCGCCGTCGTCGCGCGGTCCCGCCTCGATCGTGCCACCGAGGGCCGCGGCCCGCTCCCGCATTCCGGCCAGTCCATTGCCGCTGCCGCCCGCGTCGGCGCCGGTCGCGGGCCCGTCGTCGTCGATCCGCAGCCGTAGCGCCCCGCCCTCGTGATCGAGGTGCACGCGCGCGTGCCGCGAGCCCGAGTGCCGTACGACATTGGTCAGGGCCTCCTGGACGATACGGAACGCCGCGAGGTCCGCGCCGGGCGGCAGCGGCGGGGACTCGCCCTCGACCGCGACGGTAAGGCCCGCGCTCGCCGCCTGCTCCACCAGTTCGGGCAGCCGGTCGAGGCCGGGTGCGGGCGCGCGCGGCGCGGCACCCGGCGTGCGGAGCGTGTCGAGGACCTGGCGGACCTCGCCGAGCGCCTCCTTGCTGGCGGCCTTGATCGTGCTGAGCGCCGTGCGCGCCTGTTCGGGGTCGGAGTCGAGGAGCGCGAGACCGACGCCCGCCTGGACATTGATGACCGAGATGCTGTGCGCGAGGACGTCGTGCAGCTCACGCGCGATCCGCAGCCGCTCCTCGTCGGCACGCCGCTTGGCCGCCTGGGCGCGCTCGGCCCGCTCCCGGGCCCACTGCTCCCTCCGGACCTTGACCAGCTCGGCCAGCGCCACGATGGCGACCACCCAGGCGGCGACCACGCCTTCCGTCCCCCAGGGCTGAGGCCCGTCCCCGGACGGCGGCAGCCAGCGGTACAGCCAGTGCGCGATCAGCACATGCCCGATCCACAGCATCCCCACGGCCGCCCACGCGGCCCGCCGATGCCCGGAGACGATGGCGCTGAAGCAGGCCAGGGCCACGGCGAGGAAGATCGGCCCGTACGGGTACCCGGCGCCGAAGTAGCCCATCGCGGCCGTCGCCGTGCCGAAGACCACGGCGACCGGATACCGCTGCCGCCACAGCAACTGGACGCAGGCCGCGACCAGCAGCGCCCGCGCGAAGGGGTCCAGCGCCGCACGCTCGCCGGCCTGCGCCTCAGCCGCGAAGCCCGAGCCGACCAGCACGAACACGGTGAGCGCCGCGGTGGAACGCCAGGGCCACCGCGCGCCCCGCTCCTCGTCGTCCCAGCGGTGCGCCCACGGCGGCCCGTACCGCCACCACGGCGGCGCGCCTCCACCGCGTACCCGAAGCCTGTCCATGTCCGCAACGCTAGACGCCACGGGCGACCTGCGACGTCAGCCGGACGGGGTGATCACACATACTCCCCGCGAAGTACGTCCTCCTCCCTCTTCTCCTCCCGCACCCGCAGCCGGCGCAGCCGCCTCGGCGCCACCAATTCGCCCGCCCCGCCAGCCGCGTGGTCACCGGCAGCAGCACGACCCGGATGAGGGTGGCGTCGACGAGGATCGTCAGGGCGGTCCCGATGCCCAGCTCCTTGAGGAACACGACGCCTCCGGTGGCGTACGACAGGAACGACAGCGCCAGGATCCCGGCCGCGGCGGTGACCAGCGGTGCGCTGCGCCGGATGCCCTCGCCGACGGCCTGCTCGGTGTCGCCGGTGCGGTCGTGTTCCTCCTTGATGCGCGCGAGCAGGAACACCTCGTAGTCCATGGACAGCCCGTACGCCACGCAGAACATCAGCACCGGGACGCTCGGCTCGATCGAGCCCGTCGGGGTGAAGCCGAGGAGCCCGGACAGATGCCCCTCCTGGAAGACCCACACCAGACAGCCGAACATCACCGACAGGCTGAGCAGATTCAGCACGGTCGCTTTCGCGGGCAGCAGCACGCTCCCGGTCATCAGGAAGAGGATCACGTACGTCGCCACCAGCACGATCCCGATCGCGAGCGGGAGCCGGTCGAGCAGCGTGGAGCGGAAGTCGGTCATCTCGCCCGGGTAGCCGCCGACCAGGGCGGGAGCGGGGGCCGGGGTGTCCCTGACGCGTTCGACGAAGGCGAGGACGTCGCCGTACATGGCCTGCTGGGTGGGTACGACGGCCACGCGCACGCTTCCGTCGGGTGCCCTCAGCCGGTCCTGGCCGGCGGGTGCGGTGCGCACTCCCTCGCGGTAGGTCCCTTCGGGTGCGTCGACCTGGAACACGCCCGGGAGACGGGAGAGTTCGGCGGCGTACGCGCGCGTGTCGGCCGGTTTGCCGAGGACGACCTGGACGGTGTCCGTGGGTTCGGCGGCGAACTCGCGGTGCACGATCTCGGAGGCGGTGCGCGAGGACGTGCCCTCGGGGAGCGTGCGCTCGTCGGGGAGACCGAAGCGCAGGCCGAGCAGGGGCGAGGCGGCGACGAGCAGGATCGTGAGCACGCCGGCGCCGGCGAGGAACGGGCGGCGCATGGCGGCGCGAGCCGCGCGGTGCCAGAAGCCGGATGCGGGTGCGGGTGCGGGTGCGGCGGGACGCTCCACGCGGGGGCCCCAGCGGCCGAGCGCGGCAGGCAGAAGGAGCACGGCTCCGGCCACCGCGATGAGGCTGGAAGATCCACTGGAAGACGGGGTGCGCGTCAGGCTCGACGCATGGGGACAACGGGGACTGCGCGGGCCCGCACACGGCGACGACGGCGGCTTCACCCGCCCTGCGCTGCGAACTGCTCGGCCCACTGCGCGCGTTGCGCGACGGCGTGGAGATCCCGCTCGGCCCACCGAAGCAACGCGCGGTGCTCGCCGTCCTGTTGCTCCAGGAGGGGCGGCCCTTGTCGTACGACGGCCTGGTCGAGGCCGTGTGGGGCGGGGCGCCGCCGGTGCATGTGCGCAACCTGGTGCAGAAGTACGTCTCCGGGCTGCGCCGCGCGCTCGGAGACGGGCCGGAGCTGTCGTGGACCGGCACCGGATATCTGCTCACCGGAGCAGAGGCTGACGACCTGTGCGAACGACGCCGCCTGGTGGTCCAGGCCCTGGCGGCACGGGACGCGGGCGAGCTGCGGCAGGCGGGTGAACTGGCCCGACGTGCCGAGGAGTTGTGGCGCGGCGATTTCGCCGAGGGCCTGCAGGCGCCCCACCTTGCGGCGCAGCGACTGCGCTGGGCCGAGAAACGGCTCACCGTCCTCGAAGCCCGGCTCGCCGGAGCGATCGAACTCGGCCAGTCCTTCGAGTACGTCCACGAACTCGTCCGGCTCGTGGCGGCGCACCCCGTGCGCGAGCGCCTCGTCGAGCTGCTGATGCCGGCGCTGTGCCGCACCGGCCGGCCGACGGACGCGCTCACCGCATACGAGGCCGCGCGCAGCGGCTCGCCGAGGCGATGGTCGCGGATCCGGGGCCCGCGCTGCGGTCGCTGCATGAGCGGATCCTGCGCCAGGACTCGGAGTTGCTGCCGGTGCCGGTGGTTGCGGTGCGGTAGGGCTGCTAAGGCCCTGGTGAATTGGGCTGCGGTTCAGCAGCGCCCCCGAAGGGGCGCGGGGCTGTATCTATATGCGGCTCCGCCGCGTGGGCGCGGCCAGCCACAACGTACCCGCAGACGACCGGCGACCTCTCACCGCACTTCCCGCGGAGCGCTCCGCACGGTTGCCCTGCCCTTTTGCGGATACACCAGGCCCACGCCATGGGCGAGTTGAGCCACCGCATGCCGGAAGAACGTCTCGCGGTCCTCCACGACCCGGTTGAAATGACCGAACAGCTCGAAGCCGATCAGCCCGTACAGCTGCGCCCAGGCCGCGACGAGTGCGTTGACCGTCTCGGGCGGCAGGTCGGGCGCGTGGTCGGCCGTCATCCGTTCGGCCTCGGGGCGCAGTTCGGCGGGCAGCGGCGGCTTGGCGAGGCCGAGGCCCTGGTAGGCGTCGCGGACGATCCCGATGAAGACGAGGGCGACCCGGGAGGCTGCGGGGACGGTGTCGTCGGGCGCGGTGTAGCCGGGGACCGGCGAACCGTAGATCAGCGCGTACTCGTGCGGATGCCCCAGCGCCCACGCGCGTACCGCCTCGCACACCGTGACCCAGCGCTGTGCGGGCCCGGCGTCCGCGGCCTTCTCGTGCGCCGCCTCCGCGCTCTGGCCCATGGAGTTGTAGGCGTCGATGATGAGGGCGGTGAGCAGGTCGTCGCGGCTCGGGAAGTAGCGGTAGAGCGCGGAGGAGGCCATGCCGAGTTCGCGGGCCACTGCGCGCAGCGAGAGCTTGGCGGCGCCTTCGGCCGCGAGCTGTCTGCGCGCCTCGTCCTTGATGGCGGCGGTGACCTCGATCCTGGCTCGGGCGCGGGCTCCTTGTGCGGTCCTCATACGAAGAAGTGTTCCATGTTTTCGGAGCAGTGCACACAAACAAGAGCGGGGAACGCAGAAAAGAGCAGTACACGCAAAAGAGAGCAGTGCTCTTGCTTTGGATCACCGATCTCGGGCAGACTTCGAGAGAAGCGAGAGCAGCGCTCACAAACACGATCGGCGCTCGCGCAAGCGAGCGCCGCTCTCCCGCCAAGTCCCTGGGGGCCCAGATGTCCACGTCCACCCACGTCCAGAAGCCCGGCTGGTTCACCATCAACGTCTTCAACCGCTCCGTGGCCTGGATGACGCGCCGCGGGCTCAGCGTCTGGGGCTCCCGGGTCCTCGCCGTCCGTGGCCGCAAGAGCGGCGAGTGGCGCACGACACCGGTCAACCTGCTCACCGTGGACGGCGCGCAGTACCTCGTCGCACCCCGCGGCCACGTCCAGTGGACGCACAACATGCGGGCCGCGGGCGGCGGTGAGCTGCGGCTCGGCAAGAACGTGGAGACGTTCACCGCGACCGAGGTCGCCGACGACGACAAGCCCCCGCTGCTGCGCGCCTACATCAAGCGCTGGAAGGCCGAGGTCGGTGTGTTCTTCAAGGGCGTCGGCCCGGACTCGTCCGACGAGGAGCTGAGGCGCACCGCCCCCGACCACCCGGTGTTCCGGATCACGGTCAAGAGCTGACCTCGCCGGCCTCGCCGCCGACGGGCCGGCGGTCCAGCGCGGTCAGGGCGCGCTGGGCCATCGGATGCGAGCGGACGATCTCGCCCAGCGAGGTCGCCCCGCGCGTGATGTCCGTGAACGCCTTCCAGGCGGGCCGAAAGCCGGTCAGCGCCGCGTGGAAGAGACCGGGGCGCCGCTCGAACACGGTCAGCAGCCGCTTGCCGACCGCCATCTCCACGCCCAGCCCCGCCTTGATGGCGAAGGCGTAGTTCAGGGCCTGGCGCCGGGTGTCCACCGCGTCGTTCGCCTCGGCGATCCGCACCGCCCACTCCCCCGCGAGCCGCCCCGACCGCAGCGCGAACGAGATGCCCTCGCGCGTCCACGGCTCCAGCAGCCCCGCCGCGTCCCCGCACACCAGCACCCGCCCGCGCGACAGGGGCGAGTCGTCGGCGCGGCAGCGCGTCAAGTGGCCGGAGGAGATGCTCGGTTCGAATCCGGCGAGCCCGAGCCGCCCGACGAAGTCCTCCAGGTACCGCTTCGTCGCCGCGCCCTCACCCCGCGCCGAGATGACCCCGACGGTCAGCGTGTCCCCCTTGGGAAACACCCACCCGTAACTGCCGGGCAGGGGCCCCCAGTCGAGGAGTACCCGCCCCTTCCAGTCCTCGGCGACGGTCTCCGGCACCGGGATCTCCGCCTCCAGGCCCAGATCCACCTGGCCGAGCTTCACGCCGACGTGCGCCCCTATGCGGCTGGCGCTGCCGTCGGCCCCCACCACCGCCCGCGCGAGCAGCGTCTCGCCGCCCTGCAGGACGACGGCGACCGTGCGCCGGTCCGGCACCGCCGACCCGTGCTGCTCGACCCGCGCCACCGTGACGCCCGTACGCAGCTCGGCGCCCGCCTTCTGCGCGTGCTCGACGAGCTGCTGGTCGAACTCGGAGCGGTTGATCAGGCCGAACAGCATCTGCTTGGAGCGGCGTGTACGCGTGAAGCGTCCGTTGCTGGAGAACGTGACCGCGTGCACCCGGTCCCGCAGCGGCAGCTCGAAGCCGGGCGGCAGGGAGTCGCGCGAGGGGCCGATGATCCCGCCGCCGCATGTCTTGTAGCGCGGCAGTTCGGCCTTCTCCAGCAACAGGACGCGGCGTCCCGCGACCGCCGCCGCGTACGCGGCCGAGGCCCCCGCGGGTCCCGCGCCCACCACGACGACGTCCCACACCTGCCGCACGTCGTCCGCCGAAGAGTTCTCGCTGCTCACGATGGTCTACTGCTCCCGATCAAGCCGCTGCCGCACCTGTCTCCCGCATCCTACGGCGGCCGTCGCCCGAGGCCGCTGTGGGAGGATCACAACACTTACTCGTCACAACGTCGCACCCACAAGGAGCGTGCCCATGTCGTCGAATCCGGTCGCCGAGACCGTCGCCTCGCTGATGCCCAGGGCGCGGGCGGAGCTCACCGAACTGGTGGCGTTCAAGTCGGTGGCGGACTTCGACCAGTTCCCGAAGAGCGAAAGCGAGGGCGCCGCGAACTGGGTCGCCGACGCGCTGCGTGCCGAGGGCTTCCAGGACGTGGCCCTGCTCGACACCCCCGACGGCACGCAGTCCGTGTACGGCTGCCTGCCCGGCCCCGAGGGCGCGAAGACGGTCCTGCTGTACGCCCACTACGACGTGCAGCCGCCGCTCGACGAGGCAGCGTGGACCACGCCGCCCTTCGAACTGACCGAGCGCGACGGCCGCTGGTACGGGCGCGGGGCCGCCGACTGCAAGGGCGGCGTGATCATGCACCTGCTCGCGCTGCGCGCGCTCAGGGCGAACGGCGGCATACCCGTCCACGTCAAGGTGATCGCCGAGGGTTCGGAGGAGATGGGTACGGGCGGACTGGAGCGGTACGCCGAGGAGCATCCGGAGCTCCTGGAGGCCGACACCGTCGTCATCGGCGACGCGGGCAACTTCCGCGTCGGCCTGCCGACGGTCACCTCCACCCTGCGCGGCATGACCCTCGTCCGCGTCCGCATCGACACGCTCGAAGGCAACCTGCACTCCGGCCAGTTCGGCGGCGCCGCGCCCGACGCGCTGGGCGCGCTGATCCGCGTACTGGACTCGCTGCGCGCGGAAGACGGTTCGACGACGGTCGACGGGCTCGCCGACGAAACGTCGTGGGACGGGCTGCAGTACGACGAGGAGCAGTTCCGCACGGATGCCAAGGTCCTGGACGGCGTGGAGCTGATCGGCTCCGGCACGGTCGCCGACCGCATCTGGGCGCGCCCGGCCGTCACGGTCCTCGGCATCGACTGCCCGCCGGTCGTCGGCGCCACCCCGTCCGTGCAGGCGAGCGCCCGCGCGCTGATCAGCCTGCGGGTGCCGCCGGGCGTGGACGCGGCCGAGGCGACCAAGCTGCTCCAGGCTCATCTGGAGGCCCACACGCCGTGGGGCGCCCGGGTGCACTCCGAGCAGGTCGGCCAAGGCCAGGCTTTCCGCGCCGACACGAGCAGCCCGGCGTACCAGGCGATGGCGGACGCGATGGCGGTGGCCTACCCGGGCCAGGACATGCAGTACGCCGGCCAGGGCGGCTCCATCCCTCTGTGCAACACCCTCGCCGCCCTCTACCCGAACGCCGAGATCCTGCTCATCGGCCTCAGCGAGCCGGAGGCCCAGATCCACGCGGTGAACGAGAGCGTGTCCCCGCAGGAGCTGGAGCGGCTGTCGGTGACGGAGGCACTGTTCCTGCGCAATTACGCGGGCAACTGAGCCACCGGGCCATGTCCCCCAACGAGCGCCTCGCCACCCACGGCGACATCGCGACCTCCCTCGCTCTCCTCAGCGACCTCGAACTCGCCGAGCTGGTGGCGTCGGGCACGTCCGTCACCACCGGCATCGGAGGGCGCGGCGCGGTCACGGAGGTCGCCGGTCGCCGTGTCTTCGTCAAGCGGGTGCCGGTCACGGACCTGGAGCTGCGTCCGGCCAACGTCCGCTCCACGGCGAACCTCTTCGGGCTGCCGACGTTCTGCCAGTACAACATCGGCGGCCCGGGCGGCGGGGCGTGGCGGGAGCTTGCCGCGCACGCCATGACGACGAACTGGGTGCTGACGGGCCGGTTCGCGGGGTTCCCACTCCTGCACCACTGGCGGGTGCTGCCCGATGCGGTTCAGCCGCTCCCGAAGGAACTGGCCGACGTGGAGCGGGCCGTCGCCTTCTGGGGAGGCGCCGAGCAGGTGCGGGCGCGGATCGAGGCGCTGGCGTCCGCTTCCGCGAGCCTGACGCTGTTCCTGGAGTACGTGCCATACACCCTGCACGACTGGCTCACCGAGCAACTGGCCACAGACGACACGGCCTGCGCCTTCGTGGAGAGCGAGCTGGAGGCCGTCGTCGCCTTCCTCCGGGACCACGAACTCCTGCACCTGGACACCCACTTCGGCAACATCCTCACGGACGGCCACCGCCTCTACCTCGCCGACTACGGCCTCGCCCTCTCCTCCCGCTTCCGACTCACCCCGGAGGAGAGGGACTTCTACGACCGGCACCGTGACTACGATCGCGCGTACGCCACCGGGTACCTCGCGAACTGGCTCGTCACCACCCTGCGCGGCTGCGGCGGCGAGGAGCGCAACGCCTTCATGCGTGCGTGTGCCGAGGGCGCGCCGCCGGTCGGGCTGCCGTCCGTCGCGGCGAGCGTGGTGGCCCGGCATGCCCGGACGGCCGTGGTGATGGCGGACTTCATCGGACGGCTCCAGTCCGAGAGCCGGGAGACGCCGTATCCGTACGAGGCGCTCCGCACTGCCCTCGCAACAGGCACGTGATGACGCAAGTCACGGCGTCGGAATCCCGGCCTCCAGATACAGTGCCGCCCCGCGTTCCCGCGCCCGCAACGCCCACCGCAGCCGCTCGTAGCGGACGGGCGGGAGCAGATCGGCGGCCTCCGCTTCGGTGACGAAACGCCAGTCGCGCAGTTCGGGGCCGGGCAGCAGCAGCCGGTGGGCCTCGGTGGAGTCGAGTCGACCGCCGTCGTAGAGAAGGCGCAGGCCGCCGAAGCCGGGCGGGGCCGGAGGTTCCCAGTCCACGACGAGGAGGCGGGGTACGTCGTCGAGCCGTATCCCGGTCTCCTCGGCGACCTCGCGCATGCCCGCGCGCGCGGGCGCCTCACCGGGTTCGACGACACCGCCGGGAAACTCCCAACCTGCCTTGTAGGTGGGGTCGACGAGCAGTACCCGGTCGTGTTCGTCGAAGAGGAGGACGCCTGCGGCGATCGTCTCGGCGGTGGGTTCCGGGGTTTGTACGATGTCACATACCGGAACGCTCCCACTGCTGACCGCGTCGGCGATACGGACCGCGGTCTCGTACGGCGTGAGGGCGCCGGTGTCGACGGGGTGGGCGTCGGCGGTAAGCCAGGATGCGAGGGCGGCGCGGTACGGCTCTATGTGGTCGTACGACCACTGCCGTATGCGCATCTCACCGTCGGGCAGTTCGGGCGGCACCTCCCGCCCGGCTATTCGTTCGCGCAGGATCGTTTCCGCCGGGGCGAGGAGCACATGCCGGACACTGATCCGGCGTGCGGCGAGCCCACCGAAGATCTCGTCGCGGTAGTCCTGGCGCAGCAGGGTCATCGGGACCACCAGCGTGCCGCCGAGTTCGGTGAGCATCGCGGCCGCCGTGTCGATCACCAGCCGCCGCCAGATCGGCAGATCCTGGTAGTCACCGACCTCGGCGAGGTGTTTGGGCGGAAGCAGGTGAGTGAGTGCTCCGCCGATGACCTCGGGGTCGAAGAGCGTGCTGTTCGGGATCAGGTCGATCAGTTCCCGTGCGGTGGTGGTCTTCCCCGCACCGAACGCACCGTTGATCCAAACGATCACGGTTCCCCCTCTTCTGTTGGCCCCCTGTGGCTTGCCCGCTCCACCCTGCCACCAAAACCAGCTCCCGTTGAGGGTGCACAAACGCAGAACGCCGGTGGCCCCCACAGCGGGGACACCGGCGTCGCGCTCCGGCCGTCGGCCTCGTCAGCCGATCTTGCCCTTGCCCTTCGGTCCGTGCGGGGTGTCGTCCAGCGCCATACGGAACTCCCTGGCGAGGAACGGGTCGACGGTGCCCATGGTCTCGTCGACGTCGACAACAGCCGGACTGTGGACCACGGCTGGGGTGCCGCCGAGAACAGCCGGACCGTGCAGTACGGCCGGACCGTGGAGTACGGCCGAGTCGCCGGGACCAGCCGGACGGTCGGGAGCAGCCGGACCGCTGGGCGCGGCGGGATCGTCGCCGTGGGCATGGGACGGCGACACAGCCGCGACGACGAAACCGGTGGCAAGGGAGGCGATGGCGAGCATGCTGCGCTTCTTCATGCCCCGCTCAACTGCGCGGACCGGGCCGGGGTCACGCACCCCTTGCCGAGGGAACCGGAACGGATGGCATCCATGCCCAACTGGCATGCTCTGCCGTGACGGCCACGACAAGGAGGGCGGATGAACGAGCAGGACCGGCACATCCACGTCGACGCGAAGGTGATGCGCAACAGTGCCGCCACGCGCAACATCCTGGCGTCCACGTTCGCTCTCGCCGGCGATCTCCCGAGCACCGTCACCGCCGGATGCGGCCTGCGTGTGCCGTACGCGATGACCTCCGCGCGCCCGGAGAGCGTCACCTGCCTGCCCTGCCGTGAACACGCCGCGCGTGAACACCTGCGCCTCGCCGAGGACATGGAGCGCCTGGGCGCCATGGCGGGCTCCACGATCCCGCGGGATCAGGCGGCCGACGCGGCGGCCTCGCTGCGCGACCTCGCACGCCGCTTCTCGGGTATGTGAGCACAGACTCACACCATCGAACGCGCGTCTTCCAACAGAGTCCGACACATCCTACCGTGAACGCACTTATGACGCGTACATGCAGTCATCCCACCTTTCGCTGGTTCGGAGGAACGTAACGATGCGTCACCTTCACACCCGCACAACCCGCACAAGAGTGGTCGGACGGCCTGCCCGAAGCCGACGCCTACACCCTGCGCGACCTGTGGCAGCACAAGAGCTACAACACCGCGGGCACCATCTCGGCCACCGTCCCGGCGCACGGCACGGTTCTCGTCCGGGTCGCGCCCGACCCGCGCTGGGCCAAGCATCCGCCCGCCGTCGAACTCGGCCTGGAGGGCAGCCCGTTGGTCGAGGCGGGTGAGCCGGCCGCACTGACGTCCACCGTCACCGACCTGGGACGCACGTCGGCCAAGCGCGTCTCCGTCGCGCTGACCGGTCCCGAGGGCTGGACCGTCAGGGCCACGTCACCGACGGCCACCGCCTCCCTGCCGACCGGCCGCTCGCTGCGCACCAAGTGGTCCGTCACCGCGCCATCAGGGACGCCCTCCGGGTCGTACGACCTGACGCTCAAGGCGAGTTACCGCTCCCCGGCCGGTGTCCGCGTCGACAGCGCGGTGCCGATCGCCGTGTCCGTGGTGGTGCCGCCGCCCTCGGGGACGTCCGGACTGGGTGACCTCCCGTGGTTGTCGGCCGCCAGCGGATGCGGGCCGGTCGAGAGCAACACCAGCAACGGGGAGAGCGACGCGGGCGACGGCAACCCGATCACCATCGGCGGGGTCGCGTACGCGAAGGGGCTCGGTGTGCACGCCGAGAGCGCCGTCGACTACTACGCCGGCGGTGCGTGCGAGACGGTGACCGCGGACGTCGGTGTCGACGACGAGAAGGGGGCGAACGGGACGGTCGCCTTCGAGATCTGGGCGGCCGGTACCAAGGCCGCCTCGACCGGCGTCCTCACCAACGCGATGCCCGCCCAGCCGCTCACCGCCGCCGTGACGGGCGCCCAGCTGATCCGCCTCGTCGTCACCGACGGCGGCGACGGTATCGACTCCGACCACGCGGACTGGGCGGACGCACAGCTGAGCTGCTGAGCCCGGCGGCGGGTTCGCACCCATGCCAGCCCGCACGACGACTCGGCGGCCGAGCCCCTCCCCCAGGGCCGACCGCCGAGTGAACGTTCCTGCTGAGGCCCTGCCTCACACCCCCGCAGCGGCCGCGTCCGGTCGCTTGGCGAGCGCGGCGGCGGCAGCGCCCACCAGTCCCGCGTCCGTCCCCATCTGTGCCGGCACCACGGTCAGGCGCTGCACGAAGGACAGCGTCGCGTAGTCGCTCAACGCCTTGCGCAACGGCGTGAAGAGCACATCGCCCGCCTTGCCGACGCCCCCGCCGATGACGGCGATGTCGATCTCGACGAGGGTCGCGGTGGCCGCGATGCCGGCGGCCAGGGCCTGGGCGGCGCGTTCGAAGGAGGCCACGGCGACGGGGTCGCCCTCGCGCGCGGCGGCGGCCACCGCGGCGGCGGAGGTGTCACCGTCGGGGCCCGGATGCCAGCCGCCCTCGAGCGCGCGCCGCGCGATGTTCGGGCCGCTCGCGATGCGCTCCACGCAGCCGCGCGAACCGCACGGGCAGTCGTCGCCGTCGAGATCCACGCTGATGTGCCCGATGTGGCCCGCGTTGCCGGTCGGCCCGGGGTGCAACTGGCCGCCCAGGACCAGGCCGCCGCCGACACCCGTGGAGACGACCATGCACAGCGCGTTGTCGTGGCCGCGGGCTGCGCCCTGCCAGTGCTCGGCTGCCGTGATCGCCACCCCGTCGCCGATCAGCTCGACGGGCAGCCCTCCGGCGGCGGCGCGCACCCGCCGTACGAGCGGGTAGTCGCGCCAGCCGGGCACGTTCACCGGGCTCACCGTGCCCGCGGAGGCGTCCACCGGGCCCGCGCTGCCGATGCCGAGCGCGGTGGCCCGTCCCCACAGCTCGGACGCGGTCAGTTCACCGAGCACCTCCTCGACGGCCTCCATCACGGTGTCGCCGTCCTCCTGTGCCGGAGTCGCGCGCTGTGCACGCACGAGGATGCTGCCGTGGCCGTCCACCAGCGCCCCGGCGATCTTGGTGCCGCCGATGTCGAGCGCAGCCACGAAGTCGGTGTGCATCTGTGTCTGATCTCCCGGTCAAGGATCGGTTCTCCCCGTCAACCACGGGAAAAAGGCGGGCCGGTCTCACGGTGGGGACGCAGGCCGGAGATTGCGGTGGACAGTCTCTCCCGCATCTGACAACGTTGTCCAGGCTCTATGCTCGACGCCACATCCTCATACATACCCATGGCCCGACGCATCCCCGTGGACGACAGGACAGGACACCGCACTGTGCCCGAGACCAGCCGCCGTGCAGATCGCCTCGCAGACCGCATCTCCGGGAACCGCTACGGCAATCGTCCGACCATGAAGGACGTGGCGGCGCGTGCGGGAGTCGGACTCAAGA
This genomic window from Streptomyces sp. DG2A-72 contains:
- a CDS encoding ROK family protein produces the protein MHTDFVAALDIGGTKIAGALVDGHGSILVRAQRATPAQEDGDTVMEAVEEVLGELTASELWGRATALGIGSAGPVDASAGTVSPVNVPGWRDYPLVRRVRAAAGGLPVELIGDGVAITAAEHWQGAARGHDNALCMVVSTGVGGGLVLGGQLHPGPTGNAGHIGHISVDLDGDDCPCGSRGCVERIASGPNIARRALEGGWHPGPDGDTSAAAVAAAAREGDPVAVASFERAAQALAAGIAATATLVEIDIAVIGGGVGKAGDVLFTPLRKALSDYATLSFVQRLTVVPAQMGTDAGLVGAAAAALAKRPDAAAAGV
- a CDS encoding NUDIX hydrolase, translating into MIVWINGAFGAGKTTTARELIDLIPNSTLFDPEVIGGALTHLLPPKHLAEVGDYQDLPIWRRLVIDTAAAMLTELGGTLVVPMTLLRQDYRDEIFGGLAARRISVRHVLLAPAETILRERIAGREVPPELPDGEMRIRQWSYDHIEPYRAALASWLTADAHPVDTGALTPYETAVRIADAVSSGSVPVCDIVQTPEPTAETIAAGVLLFDEHDRVLLVDPTYKAGWEFPGGVVEPGEAPARAGMREVAEETGIRLDDVPRLLVVDWEPPAPPGFGGLRLLYDGGRLDSTEAHRLLLPGPELRDWRFVTEAEAADLLPPVRYERLRWALRARERGAALYLEAGIPTP